Proteins encoded by one window of Actinocorallia herbida:
- a CDS encoding helix-turn-helix transcriptional regulator gives MTAWTARIIAVTGTLTTDQTETIAAGLPPGATAQQLGDTDRTILSFEIADADNLVEATSDAYALARAVLKSTLGTADLVGARIDTTADYWEELMHPQEPDLIGISEVAEMLGVSRQRAEKMASGGQNSRFPKALRSEGRAKLYHRVAVERFVNSWTPGKPGRPKRADA, from the coding sequence ATGACCGCCTGGACCGCCCGCATCATCGCCGTCACCGGCACGCTCACCACCGACCAGACCGAGACCATCGCCGCGGGCCTCCCACCCGGGGCGACCGCGCAGCAGCTCGGCGACACCGACCGCACCATCCTCAGCTTCGAGATCGCCGACGCCGACAACCTCGTCGAGGCGACCAGCGACGCCTACGCCCTGGCCCGCGCCGTCCTCAAGAGCACGCTCGGCACGGCGGACCTGGTCGGCGCACGGATCGACACCACCGCCGACTACTGGGAAGAGCTCATGCACCCGCAGGAGCCCGACCTCATCGGGATCAGCGAGGTCGCCGAGATGCTCGGCGTGTCCCGGCAGCGGGCGGAGAAGATGGCCAGCGGTGGGCAGAACTCGCGGTTCCCCAAGGCGCTGCGCTCCGAGGGCCGCGCGAAGCTCTACCACCGGGTGGCCGTCGAGCGGTTCGTGAATAGCTGGACGCCGGGCAAGCCGGGCAGGCCGAAGCGCGCGGACGCCTGA
- a CDS encoding TROVE domain-containing protein: protein MGKYNTAGLRPAASSPITTTGPALTHEGGPGFERDAKGELFLLAAASLTDEKSFYEPKGDRADRFRKLVHMVALDDGAWMLDFVTWLRGDGNIRSAALVAALEAIRARVTAGIREGNRQLIDAAIQRGDEPGEAIAYWQSRYGRSMPIPVKRGISDAIRRVYTERSLIKWDSRDNKVRFADVLELVHARPTPRPDLLDRLPAEQLAAMSEDDVLAYIAEETAHRAALFSHAIDRRQNPHEPISERLGMLRARAEFLAVPHKKRRKLLLKADGSQRLAAAGITWEALAGWLEGPMDAAAWEAVIPSMGVMALARNLRNFDQVGVSDEVAEQVCAKFADPDVIASSRMFPFRWWQAYQAAPSLRWGHALDKALSFSTQHIPSLPGRTLVLVDTSSSMEYRVSERSEMNYVQAAALFGVALTMRGASVDLHGFADGVFRHEVRRGGSVLSEVDRFVRRVGEVGHGTQIASAVRSTYRGHDRIVIFSDMQTFNGGFAGNASDAAPAHVPMYGFNLVGYRYGAIPSGTGTRHELGGLTDATFRALPLLEAGRNASWPWETLATA from the coding sequence TTGGGCAAGTACAACACCGCCGGCCTCCGCCCGGCCGCCAGCTCCCCCATCACCACCACCGGCCCCGCCCTCACCCACGAAGGCGGCCCCGGCTTCGAACGCGACGCCAAGGGCGAACTGTTCCTCCTCGCCGCCGCCTCCCTCACCGACGAGAAGTCCTTCTACGAGCCGAAGGGCGACCGCGCCGACCGGTTCCGCAAGCTCGTCCACATGGTCGCCCTCGACGACGGCGCATGGATGCTCGACTTCGTGACCTGGCTCCGCGGCGACGGCAACATCCGCTCCGCCGCCCTCGTCGCCGCCCTCGAAGCGATCCGAGCCCGAGTCACCGCGGGCATCCGTGAGGGCAACCGGCAGCTCATCGACGCCGCGATCCAGCGTGGCGACGAGCCCGGCGAGGCCATCGCCTACTGGCAGTCCCGCTACGGCCGCAGCATGCCCATCCCGGTCAAGCGCGGCATCAGCGACGCCATCCGCCGCGTCTACACCGAACGGTCCCTCATCAAGTGGGACTCCCGCGACAACAAGGTCCGGTTCGCCGACGTCCTGGAGCTCGTGCACGCCCGCCCGACCCCGCGCCCGGACCTGCTCGATCGGCTGCCCGCCGAGCAGCTCGCCGCGATGAGCGAAGACGACGTCCTCGCCTACATCGCCGAGGAGACCGCGCACCGGGCCGCCCTGTTCTCCCACGCGATCGACCGCCGCCAGAACCCGCACGAGCCGATCTCCGAGCGGCTCGGGATGCTGCGTGCCCGCGCCGAGTTCCTCGCCGTGCCGCACAAGAAGCGGCGCAAGCTCCTCCTGAAGGCCGACGGATCTCAGCGACTGGCGGCCGCGGGCATCACCTGGGAGGCGCTCGCCGGGTGGCTTGAGGGGCCGATGGACGCCGCCGCGTGGGAGGCCGTCATCCCGTCCATGGGCGTCATGGCGCTCGCGAGGAACCTGCGGAACTTCGACCAGGTCGGCGTGTCCGACGAGGTCGCCGAGCAGGTGTGCGCGAAGTTCGCCGACCCGGACGTCATCGCCAGCTCGCGGATGTTCCCGTTCCGCTGGTGGCAGGCATACCAGGCTGCCCCGTCGCTGCGGTGGGGGCATGCGCTCGACAAGGCGCTCAGCTTCTCCACCCAACACATCCCGAGCCTGCCCGGCCGGACCCTGGTCCTGGTCGACACGTCATCGTCGATGGAATACCGGGTGTCGGAGCGCTCGGAGATGAACTACGTCCAGGCGGCCGCGCTGTTCGGCGTGGCGCTGACGATGCGGGGCGCTTCGGTGGACCTGCACGGGTTCGCTGACGGCGTCTTCAGGCACGAGGTCCGCCGCGGCGGCTCGGTTCTGTCGGAGGTCGACCGGTTCGTCCGCAGGGTCGGCGAGGTCGGGCACGGCACCCAGATCGCCAGCGCGGTCCGGAGCACCTACCGAGGTCACGACCGGATCGTGATCTTCTCGGACATGCAGACCTTCAACGGCGGCTTCGCCGGGAACGCCAGCGACGCCGCCCCGGCGCACGTCCCGATGTACGGCTTCAACCTGGTCGGCTACCGGTACGGGGCGATCCCGTCCGGCACCGGTACCCGGCACGAGCTCGGCGGCCTGACGGACGCGACGTTCCGGGCGCTGCCGCTTCTGGAGGCAGGTAGGAACGCCTCCTGGCCGTGGGAGACCCTGGCCACCGCGTGA
- a CDS encoding DUF6221 family protein — translation MTHEIEILAYLKDRYAEEERLAHAAGEDEGIDVYILDDDYQHNTIAIPSGRLLADVQARRRVVDEVWTGLEDFAVNIEGSRGDDCGARELRGELLRILASPYAGRLDFRREWLTET, via the coding sequence ATGACGCACGAGATCGAGATCCTGGCCTATCTCAAAGACCGGTACGCCGAAGAGGAGCGACTCGCGCACGCGGCTGGCGAGGACGAGGGCATCGACGTGTACATCCTGGACGACGACTACCAGCACAACACCATCGCCATCCCATCGGGGCGACTCCTCGCCGACGTGCAAGCACGCCGGCGGGTGGTTGATGAGGTCTGGACGGGGCTGGAGGACTTCGCGGTCAACATCGAGGGCTCCCGCGGTGACGACTGCGGCGCACGTGAGCTCCGCGGCGAGCTGCTGCGGATCCTCGCGTCGCCGTATGCGGGCCGGCTGGACTTCCGTCGCGAGTGGCTCACTGAAACATGA
- a CDS encoding DUF6221 family protein, with amino-acid sequence MREPRDAHLTIEAFLAARLNEAERLALAAAQECGGAWDGDTDSVREADAAGSGYIAVGPWGSGVGAFGPHAALHDPAHVLREVEAWRAILEMYTPEPLKPVPDAELHARGRHPEWEYRSTAGQRKAFHDYNVPPEGEGWVRNVEQGRDGWERFDYTEESYWRRRRPADQVRQPEPPQILKVLAAVHAGHPGYRREWAP; translated from the coding sequence GTGCGAGAACCGCGCGACGCGCATCTGACGATCGAGGCATTCCTCGCCGCCCGCCTCAACGAGGCGGAGCGCCTTGCCTTGGCCGCCGCGCAGGAATGCGGAGGGGCCTGGGACGGAGACACGGACTCCGTTCGGGAAGCCGACGCAGCCGGCTCCGGCTACATCGCCGTCGGCCCATGGGGCAGCGGCGTCGGCGCGTTCGGCCCGCACGCTGCCCTGCATGACCCCGCCCACGTGCTGCGTGAGGTGGAGGCATGGCGGGCGATCCTGGAGATGTACACGCCCGAGCCCCTCAAGCCCGTGCCCGACGCTGAACTACACGCCCGCGGCCGTCATCCCGAGTGGGAGTACCGGAGCACGGCAGGACAGCGGAAGGCGTTCCACGACTACAACGTCCCGCCCGAGGGTGAGGGCTGGGTACGGAACGTCGAGCAGGGCCGGGACGGCTGGGAACGCTTCGACTACACCGAGGAGTCCTACTGGCGACGGAGACGCCCCGCCGACCAGGTGCGCCAGCCCGAACCACCACAGATCCTCAAGGTTCTCGCCGCGGTGCACGCCGGTCACCCCGGTTACCGGAGAGAGTGGGCCCCATGA
- a CDS encoding metallophosphoesterase family protein: MTSEPTRIVVAGDWHGNTAWALNLIRRLPELLPGEETPLVLQLGDFGVWPGPRGDKYLRKLDRILGDVGGVLGFVDGNHEWFPALEQIPTVAGKGWLRDRIWHLRRGHRWTWHDRTWCALGGAVSLDKAMRTEGLDWWPQEEITPAQVHHVAHDGPVDVLVTHECPAAVLHEFPAPPSWWAAEDLVRNTQHRVRLQTVVDEVRPGWLFHGHLHRGYHRHLPTPREGGLHVHGLDADRAAAGAWLVLNVQTMEVEQIHGAGSVRE, translated from the coding sequence GTGACGTCTGAACCGACAAGGATCGTGGTGGCCGGCGACTGGCACGGCAACACCGCCTGGGCCCTCAACCTGATTCGCCGCCTGCCGGAACTCCTGCCCGGCGAGGAGACCCCTCTCGTGCTCCAGCTCGGCGACTTCGGCGTCTGGCCCGGACCCCGCGGCGACAAGTACCTGCGGAAGCTCGACCGCATCTTGGGCGACGTCGGCGGTGTGCTCGGGTTCGTCGACGGCAACCACGAATGGTTCCCCGCGCTCGAGCAGATCCCGACGGTGGCCGGGAAGGGCTGGCTGCGGGACCGGATCTGGCACCTGCGCCGCGGCCACCGCTGGACGTGGCACGACCGGACCTGGTGCGCGCTCGGCGGCGCCGTCTCCCTCGACAAGGCCATGCGGACCGAGGGCCTGGACTGGTGGCCTCAGGAGGAGATCACCCCCGCGCAGGTGCACCATGTCGCGCACGACGGGCCGGTGGACGTGCTCGTCACCCACGAGTGCCCGGCCGCCGTCCTGCACGAATTCCCGGCTCCGCCGAGTTGGTGGGCGGCTGAGGACCTCGTGCGGAACACCCAGCACCGCGTCCGGCTTCAGACCGTCGTTGACGAGGTCCGGCCGGGGTGGCTGTTCCACGGCCATCTGCACCGCGGCTACCACCGGCACCTGCCCACGCCGCGCGAAGGCGGCCTGCACGTTCACGGGCTGGACGCCGACCGGGCCGCGGCCGGGGCCTGGCTCGTCCTCAACGTCCAAACGATGGAGGTCGAACAGATCCACGGCGCAGGCAGCGTCCGTGAGTAA
- a CDS encoding nucleotidyltransferase domain-containing protein gives MTANTCAHCGRQCGDPAGGWGRLGQGQPVCHPNSPDRPDCFVLVTRGEETLGSRLTEVRSDSVLLSGIVGSTAYGLALPGSDVDQLGVYATPTIAFHGLNPPVGKNASRVTTGATEDITLHEAGKYAALVLQMNPTVTELLWLDDYETRTPLGDQLLELRGAFLSAKAVRSAYLGYAASQFHRLEARGDGSFSADTRKRTAKHARHLARLIHQGLELYRTGSLTIRLADPDWYHAFGEQVANGDLGATQTLLVRAEADFDATRTPLPDHPDRAAVEAWLHDVRAAHYTPPRPTVETRTS, from the coding sequence ATGACCGCGAACACCTGCGCGCACTGCGGCCGCCAGTGCGGAGACCCTGCCGGAGGGTGGGGAAGGCTCGGCCAGGGACAGCCCGTCTGCCACCCCAACTCACCCGACCGTCCCGACTGCTTCGTCCTCGTCACCCGGGGAGAGGAGACTCTCGGTTCCCGGCTCACTGAGGTGCGCAGCGACAGTGTCCTGCTGTCCGGGATTGTCGGCTCCACCGCCTACGGCCTCGCCCTCCCCGGCAGCGACGTCGACCAGCTCGGCGTCTACGCCACCCCCACCATCGCCTTCCACGGGCTGAACCCTCCCGTCGGGAAGAACGCCTCCCGCGTCACCACCGGCGCGACCGAGGACATCACGCTGCACGAGGCCGGCAAGTACGCCGCCCTCGTCCTCCAGATGAACCCGACCGTCACCGAACTCCTCTGGCTCGATGACTACGAGACCCGCACGCCGCTCGGCGACCAACTCCTGGAGCTGCGCGGCGCGTTCCTGTCCGCGAAGGCCGTCCGTAGCGCCTACCTCGGCTACGCCGCCAGCCAGTTCCACCGCCTCGAAGCGCGTGGCGACGGCAGCTTCAGCGCCGATACCCGAAAGCGGACCGCCAAGCACGCCCGCCACCTGGCGCGCCTCATCCACCAAGGCCTGGAGCTGTACCGAACCGGCAGCCTGACGATCAGGCTTGCGGACCCGGACTGGTACCACGCCTTCGGGGAGCAGGTCGCCAACGGTGATCTCGGCGCCACTCAGACCCTCCTCGTCCGGGCCGAAGCAGACTTCGACGCCACCCGCACCCCGCTGCCCGATCATCCCGACCGGGCCGCAGTCGAGGCCTGGCTGCACGACGTCCGCGCCGCCCACTACACCCCGCCCCGCCCCACCGTAGAGACGAGGACGTCATGA
- a CDS encoding RtcB family protein, with protein sequence MPNQPAPGILSWASDIEPGTIEQAARAARLPFVPSHVALMPDAHVGIGATVGSVIPTQGAIIPAAVGVDIGCGMIATETTLTASDLPDTLAHLMPLVEERIPAGVGKGHAAEDQALAGMADLGLPHTDLTMKQLRTTTTQFGTLGSGNHFVEVCLDEHSTVWTVLHSGSRGIGNQLAKRHIGEAKGLMKRYFIELEDPDLAYLVQGDEVFNAYIADMLWAQQYAMASREAMAIQLNAALFEVVGGGRVVQVINCHHNFTQQENHHGRNLWITRKGAIKAAQGDLGVIPGSMGTRSYIVRGRGNPASYNSCSHGAGRRMSRTHARISLGASSLRHVMGARVWNDDRAEQLVDEHPAAYKDIDQVMADQRDLVEVLHTLHQIFNYKG encoded by the coding sequence ATGCCCAACCAGCCCGCCCCCGGCATCCTGTCCTGGGCCAGCGACATCGAACCCGGCACCATCGAGCAGGCCGCCCGCGCCGCCCGCCTCCCCTTCGTCCCGTCCCATGTCGCGCTCATGCCCGACGCGCACGTCGGCATCGGCGCCACCGTCGGCTCCGTCATCCCGACCCAGGGCGCGATCATCCCCGCCGCAGTCGGCGTCGATATCGGCTGCGGAATGATCGCCACCGAGACGACCCTCACCGCCTCCGACCTCCCCGACACCCTCGCCCACCTCATGCCCCTCGTGGAGGAGCGGATCCCCGCCGGCGTCGGCAAGGGCCACGCCGCGGAGGACCAGGCCCTCGCCGGGATGGCCGACCTCGGCCTGCCGCACACCGACCTGACCATGAAGCAGCTCCGCACGACCACCACGCAGTTCGGCACGCTCGGCTCCGGCAACCACTTCGTCGAGGTCTGCCTCGACGAGCACAGCACGGTCTGGACCGTCCTGCACTCCGGCTCCCGCGGCATCGGCAACCAGCTCGCCAAGCGCCACATCGGCGAGGCGAAGGGGCTGATGAAGCGGTACTTCATCGAGCTGGAGGACCCTGACCTCGCCTACCTCGTCCAAGGCGACGAGGTGTTCAACGCCTACATCGCCGACATGCTGTGGGCCCAGCAGTACGCCATGGCCTCCCGTGAGGCGATGGCGATCCAGCTGAACGCCGCCCTGTTCGAGGTCGTCGGCGGGGGCCGCGTTGTCCAGGTGATCAACTGCCACCACAACTTCACCCAGCAGGAGAACCACCACGGCCGGAACCTGTGGATCACCCGCAAAGGCGCCATCAAGGCCGCCCAGGGCGATCTCGGGGTGATCCCCGGCTCGATGGGTACCCGCTCCTACATCGTCCGCGGCCGCGGCAACCCCGCCTCCTACAACTCCTGCTCGCACGGGGCCGGCCGCCGCATGTCCCGCACCCACGCCCGGATCAGCCTCGGCGCGTCCTCGCTCCGCCACGTCATGGGCGCCCGGGTGTGGAACGACGACCGGGCCGAGCAGCTCGTCGACGAGCACCCCGCCGCGTACAAGGACATTGACCAGGTCATGGCCGACCAGCGCGACCTCGTCGAGGTGCTGCACACCCTCCACCAAATCTTCAACTACAAGGGCTGA
- the ssb gene encoding single-stranded DNA-binding protein: MPLPTLSGTARLTRDIDLRFTTSGVPVATIGLAFNNRRLNEQTKQWEDTDVFFVDATIWKAKAEACAEQLRTGVEVVVSGRMKSRQWETREGEKRWAQELILDSIGLAVRPPRNEGGGAQGGYAQRSDNGPRPQSGPQDDPWATPAAAGGHSGGYSDEPPF, from the coding sequence ATGCCGCTGCCCACCCTGTCCGGCACCGCCCGGCTCACCCGCGACATCGACCTCCGCTTCACCACGAGCGGCGTCCCCGTCGCCACCATCGGCCTCGCGTTCAACAACCGTCGGCTGAACGAGCAGACGAAGCAGTGGGAGGACACCGACGTGTTCTTCGTCGACGCCACGATCTGGAAGGCCAAGGCCGAGGCCTGCGCCGAGCAGCTCCGCACGGGCGTCGAGGTCGTCGTCTCCGGCCGGATGAAGTCCCGCCAGTGGGAGACCAGGGAGGGCGAGAAGCGGTGGGCGCAGGAGCTGATCCTCGACTCCATCGGCCTCGCCGTCCGTCCGCCGCGCAACGAGGGCGGCGGCGCCCAGGGCGGCTACGCCCAGCGGTCGGACAACGGCCCGCGCCCGCAGAGCGGCCCCCAGGACGACCCGTGGGCGACCCCCGCCGCGGCCGGTGGCCACTCGGGTGGCTACTCGGATGAGCCTCCCTTCTAA